From a single Miscanthus floridulus cultivar M001 chromosome 8, ASM1932011v1, whole genome shotgun sequence genomic region:
- the LOC136476127 gene encoding probable LRR receptor-like serine/threonine-protein kinase At1g53440 isoform X3 codes for MRQNLSGVLPDEVVNLTYLQNLDLSRNFIQGPIPASWADLPVFNLSLQGNRISGTLPKELGRMPKLKSIQLEGNQLAGSIPPELGNIISLQRFFISANNITGELPTTFSKLTNMTDFRVDGNSISGKIPSFIKNWQGVNRIDMQGTLMSGPIPPEISLLKNLTELRVTDLSGPRMKFPPLQNALHLTEVVLRNCSIYGEIPSYLGQMQYLKVLDLSFNKLTDKVPVNFGAMMALQYLYLTDNMLTGDLPAWMLKNKASNKVNMDISYNDFTGNPPSECQQANVNMVSSFSSSNNNSLQPCLRKNLPCTTRPRHSSLFINCGGKSVVVDGNTYEDDSSQIGTSMFSVSDDKKWAYSSTGDFVGNENADYIARNTSKLNLADPELYTEARLSPLSLKYYGLCMENGEYMVKLHFAEIVFTEDHTYSSNGKRVFDVFIQGVKVLEDFNIKDKIGGVHRAIFKSFATNISDNTLEIHFYWGGKGTTAIPYRGVYGPLISAISVTKMGRNHRGVSTGVVVAIVIAAACLAVIVLIALYFKVFRKKNIKGNSRQFFYQGRKTTTSELQTRAQYFFSLEEIESATKHFDPANKIGEGGFGPVYKGTLANGTIVAVKKLSSKSSQGNREFLNEIGIISALRHPNLVRLFGCCINGDQLLLIYEFLENNSLGRALFGRAEHQLKLDWPTRYNICLGTAKGLVYLHEESTLKIVHRDIKPSNILLDEKMQPKISDFGLAKLNDECGRVSTRIAGTVGYMAPEYATRGCLTRKADIYSYGVVALETVSGMSNINSMSNEEYLHLLDWAERLKQQGKLLEMVDRRLGSDYSQEQALRLLNVALLCTSTQPTQRPRMSSVVKMLRGEIPIEIVPADDDLSEDLRLNIAQSQHSINNSQTNWSQHSVNNSQTNWSEMPSSDPSVLPHSSKDSGYLPSSSSFSVKL; via the exons ATGCGGCAGAACCTTAGTGGAGTTCTACCAGATGAAGTTGTCAATCTTACTTATCTGCAAAATCT TGACTTGTCACGCAACTTCATTCAAGGACCAATTCCAGCTTCATGGGCTGACCTACCTGTTTTTAATCT GTCTCTCCAGGGAAATCGCATATCTGGAACCCTACCGAAGGAGCTTGGGCGCATGCCCAAGTTGAAATCTAT ACAGTTAGAAGGCAATCAGCTTGCGGGTTCTATTCCACCAGAGCTGGGTAACATCATCAGTCTGCAGAGATT TTTCATTTCTGCGAATAACATCACAGGAGAGTTGCCCACAACCTTTTCCAAGCTGACAAACATGACAGATTT TCGTGTTGATGGGAACAGTATCTCAGGGAAAATACCTAGTTTCATAAAGAACTGGCAGGGCGTCAACAGAAT CGATATGCAGGGTACCTTGATGAGTGGGCCTATTCCTCCAGAAATTTCCTTGTTGAAGAACTTGACAGAATT GAGGGTGACTGATTTGAGTGGACCAAGAATGAAATTTCCTCCCTTACAAAATGCACTACACCTTACGGAAGT GGTCTTAAGAAATTGCTCcatatatggtgaaattccttcttaCCTTGGCCAAATGCAGTACCTGAAAGTCTT GGATTTAAGCTTCAACAAGTTGACTGATAAAGTTCCAGTAAATTTTGGAGCAATGATGGCACTACAATATTT GTACCTGACTGACAATATGCTGACTGGAGATTTGCCTGCTTGGATGTTGAAAAATAAGGCGAGCAATAAAGTAAACAT GGATATATCATATAATGACTTCACAGGCAACCCTCCATCTGAATGTCAGCAAGCAAATGT AAATATGGTGTCAAGCTTTTCATCTTCAAATAACAATTC ATTGCAACCATGTTTAAGAAAGAATCTTCCTTGCACAACCAGACCACGCC ATTCCTCCCTGTTCATCAACTGTGGCGGAAAAAGTGTTGTGGTCGATGGGAATACCTATGAGGATGACTCGTCTCAGATAGGAACATCAATGTTTTCTGTGTCTGATGATAAGAAATGGGCATATAGTAGCACTGGTGATTTTGTGGGCAATGAGAATGCTGACTACATTGCTAGAAACACATCGAAGCTAAATCTGGCAGACCCGGAGCTTTACACTGAAGCTCGCCTCTCACCTCTGTCACTGAAATACTATGGCCTTTGCATGGAGAATGGTGAATATATGGTAAAACTTCACTTTGCTGAAATTGTGTTCACAGAAGATCATACTTATTCCAGCAATGGCAAGCGTGTTTTCGATGTCTTCATCCAG GGTGTCAAAGTTTTGGAGGATTTTAACATCAAAGATAAGATTGGTGGTGTCCATCGTGCGATCTTCAAAAGTTTTGCAACCAACATTAGCGACAATACACTGGAAATCCACTTCTACTGGGGAGGCAAAGGCACCACAGCGATACCTTACCGTGGCGTGTATGGTCCACTGATCTCAGCCATATCAGTGACAAAGA TGGGCAGGAACCACCGTGGAGTCTCTACTGGAGTGGTGGTTGCCATAGTAATAGCTGCGGCATGCTTGGCTGTTATAGTTCTGATAGCTTTATATTTCAAAGTCTTCCGAAAGAAGAATATAAAAGGAAACA GTAGACAGTTCTTTTACCAAGGAAGGAAAACTACTACTTCGGAGCTTCAAACACGGGCACAGTATTTCTTTAGTTTGGAAGAGATCGAATCTGCAACAAAACATTTTGATCCTGCAAATAAAATAGGTGAGGGTGGCTTTGGACCTGTTTACAAG GGCACACTAGCAAATGGTACTATAGTTGCAGTTAAAAAGCTATCTTCAAAGTCGAGCCAAGGAAACCGCGAGTTTTTAAATGAGATAGGAATAATATCTGCTCTAAGGCATCCAAATCTTGTGAGGCTCTTTGGTTGTTGTATTAATGGGGATCAGCTCCTTCTTATATATGAATTCTTGGAAAATAATAGTCTTGGCCGTGCACTTTTTG GCCGCGCTGAACATCAGTTAAAATTGGATTGGCCAACAAGGTACAACATCTGCCTTGGAACTGCGAAAGGCCTGGTCTATCTCCATGAAGAGTCTACATTAAAGATCGTCCACAGAGATATTAAGCCATCAAAcattcttcttgatgaaaagatgCAACCTAAAATATCAGATTTTGGCTTGGCTAAACTGAATGATGAATGTGGACGTGTGAGCACTCGGATCGCTGGAACTGT TGGTTATATGGCTCCTGAATATGCCACAAGAGGTTGCTTGACACGTAAAGCGGACATCTACAGTTATGGAGTGGTGGCTCTAGAGACTGTTAGTGGAATGAGCAATATAAATAGCATGTCAAATGAAGAATATCTGCATCTTCTTGATTGG GCTGAAAGATTAAAGCAGCAAGGGAAGCTGCTGGAAATGGTGGACCGGCGTCTCGGTTCTGACTACTCCCAAGAACAGGCACTGAGGCTGCTGAATGTAGCTCTCCTCTGTACAAGCACACAACCAACCCAGCGGCCAAGAATGTCTTCGGTCGTGAAGATGCTTCGTGGCGAGATCCCCATCGAGATTGTACCTGCTGACGATGATCTAAGTGAAGATCTACGACTCAACATCGCTCAATCCCAGCACTCAATAAATAACAGCCAAACAAATTGGTCCCAGCACTCAGTAAATAACAGCCAAACAAATTGGTCTGAAATGCCTTCAAGCGATCCTTCGGTCTTGCCCCACAGCAGCAAGGACAGTGGCTACCTCCCATCTTCGAGCTCCTTTTCTGTGAAGCTGTGA